From the Manihot esculenta cultivar AM560-2 chromosome 3, M.esculenta_v8, whole genome shotgun sequence genome, one window contains:
- the LOC110610504 gene encoding pumilio homolog 12 yields the protein MEVGRTEVDYDEFEKLLGEIPNATSGNPHSEEAVSKTVSLNDSLAPICVNSYKGPLTEKLQSSAGLDERKRLINKTQGSPIRRVQSEEANLLDVQSLTSDFADLSFNSSSVSANFISPSHAVSLDCKLTSSMKNLVPSMNSSVTGAPSFQLPNSMPCDFDGFNVSKIVQESSNLLKLNAQEPKQMPIGYCQPQTIENFSTALPIAHAVQGYQFLSNVAVPGVDFPLMSEQRPYFTDMQHLLSCMHSQPLNQPHISWRNMEEEQFYRMHQQYLYLQQLRTQRLEAQHPVQGNGNVAMKLVNRNVRQPYFEVPISHQLQQSNQEPFWNNYAITRGLNQSHNGISVLDKLGKQTFPEKILTRSQGLNTLKAVKYGSVGGNESVANLNQSGKVLSNGHIRHNLSTPSAGCFQLDHLSSWNLSAEVTDLKSTNLRPQPQKYNSVDEVTGRVYLMAKDQHGCRFLQRKFSEGTPQDVEKIFLEVIDHIVELMTDPFGNYLVQKLLEVCNEDQQMQILCAITRKPGELVRISCDMHGTRAVQKVIENLKTPEQFCMVVSSLKPGIVTLIKNMNGNHVAQRCLQYLTPEYSEFLFEAATANCVELATDRHGCCVLQKCLSHSEGEQRRRLICEITSNALILSQDPFGNYVVQFVFELRLPWATADILDQLEGNYGDLSMQKYSSNVVEKCLKSASEDRRTHIIQELINNAHLDQIMQDPYGNYVIQAALHRSKGALHAALVEAIRPHVPVLRTSPYGKKVLSSNSLKK from the exons ATGGAAGTTGGAAGAACTGAAGTAGACTATGATGAATTTGAGAAGCTTCTTGGAGAGATACCGAATGCTACTTCTGGGAATCCACACTCTGAGGAAGCTGTGTCTAAAACTGTGTCTCTAAATGATAGCTTGGCACCCATTTGTGTGAATTCCTATAAGGGGCCTTTGACTGAAAAACTCCAAAGCAGTGCAGGCTTGGATGAAAGAAaacgattaattaataaaactcAAGGATCTCCCATCAGGAGAGTCCAATCAGAGGAAGCAAATCTGCTGGACGTTCAATCCTTGACATCTGATTTTGCAGATTTGAGCTTCAATAGCAGTAGTGTCTCAGCAAATTTTATATCACCAAGTCATGCTGTTTCATTGGATTGCAAACTCACAAGCAGCATGAAGAATTTGGTCCCCAGCATGAATTCATCAGTCACAGGTGCTCCATCTTTCCAATTGCCAAATTCCATGCCTTGTGATTTTGATGGGTTTAATGTATCAAAAATTGTACAAGAAAGTTCAAATTTGTTGAAACTTAATGCTCAAGAACCAAAGCAGATGCCAATTGGTTATTGTCAGCCACAAACAATTGAAAATTTCTCTACTGCCTTGCCAATTGCTCATGCGGTGCAAGGTTATCAGTTCCTTTCCAATGTGGCTGTGCCTGGTGTAGATTTTCCTTTAATGTCTGAACAGCGGCCATACTTTACGGACATGCAACATCTGCTTTCTTGCATGCATTCACAACCATTGAACCAGCCTCACATCAGTTGGAGGAATATGGAGGAGGAGCAATTTTATAGGATGCATCAACAGTACCTGTATCTGCAGCAGCTGCGTACTCAACGGTTGGAAGCTCAGCATCCTGTTCAGGGAAATGGAAATGTTGCAATGAAGCTGGTGAATCGGAATGTCAGACAACCATATTTTGAGGTTCCAATCTCTCATCAACTTCAACAATCTAATCAAGAACCATTTTGGAACAATTATGCAATAACCAGGGGTCTGAATCAATCGCACAATGGTATAAGTGTGTTGGATAAATTAGGAAAACAGACTTTTCCTGAAAAAATTCTGACAAGATCACAAGGGCTGAACACACTTAAAGCTGTGAAATATGGTTCAGTGGGAGGAAATGAATCAGTTGCAAATCTCAATCAGAGTGGGAAGGTTTTATCAAATGGTCACATCCGCCATAACTTATCTACTCCTAGTGCTGGATGCTTTCAGTTAGATCACTTGAGCTCATGGAATTTGTCTGCTGAGGTTACAGATCTGAAAAGCACTAATCTTAGGCCCCAGCCTCAGAAATATAATTCTGTGGATGAAGTCACTGGCAGAGTATATCTAATGGCGAAAGACCAACATGGTTGCCGCTTCTTGCAAAGAAAGTTTTCTGAGGGCACTCCACAAGATGTTGAAAAGATTTTCCTTGAGGTCATTGATCATATTGTTGAGCTTATGACAGACCCTTTCGGGAATTACCTCGTCCAAAAGTTGCTTGAAGTTTGCAATGAGGATCAGCAAATGCAAATACTTTGTGCCATCACTAGAAAGCCTGGGGAACTTGTTAGGATTTCATGTGACATGCATGG GACTCGGGCTGTTCAGAAGGTAATTGAAAACCTCAAGACTCCAGAGCAGTTTTGCATGGTTGTGTCCTCATTGAAGCCTGGTATAGTgactttgataaaaaatatgaatggTAACCATGTTGCACAGCGCTGCTTGCAGTATTTAACACCTGAGTACAGTGAG TTCCTTTTCGAAGCTGCAACTGCTAACTGTGTTGAGCTTGCTACTGATCGCCATGGCTGTTGTGTACTTCAAAAATGCCTTAGCCATTCAGAGGGTGAGCAAAGGCGCCGCTTAATATGCGAGATAacatcaaatgctctaattcTTTCCCAAGATCCATTTGG GAACTATGTTGTCCAATTTGTCTTTGAGCTTCGTCTTCCTTGGGCCACAGCTGATATTCTTGATCAGCTGGAAGGCAACTATGGGGACTTATCGATGCAGAAATATAGCAGTAATGTGGTAGAAAAGTGCCTAAAATCTGCAAGTGAGGATCGTCGCACTCATATTATCCAAGAGTTGATAAATAATGCTCACTTGGATCAAATCATGCAAGATCCTTATGGAAATTATGTTATTCAAGCTGCACTTCATCGGTCGAAG GGAGCTCTTCATGCTGCACTGGTAGAGGCCATAAGACCCCATGTACCTGTGCTTCGAACTAGTCCATATGGGAAGAAGGTCCTGTCTAGTAATAGCTTGAAGAAATAA